From a region of the Janthinobacterium sp. 61 genome:
- a CDS encoding DUF427 domain-containing protein, giving the protein MPTASWNGAVIAQATDAQVQVVENNVYFPLAAVTQEYLRPSSHTTTCPWKGTASYYDLVVDGQTNANAAWYYPQPKDAARQIAGYVAFWRGVSVER; this is encoded by the coding sequence ATGCCAACAGCCAGCTGGAATGGCGCCGTCATCGCGCAAGCCACCGATGCGCAGGTGCAAGTCGTTGAAAACAATGTGTATTTTCCTTTGGCGGCGGTGACGCAGGAGTACCTTCGTCCCAGCAGCCACACGACCACCTGCCCATGGAAGGGCACGGCCAGCTATTACGACCTCGTTGTCGATGGCCAGACAAATGCCAACGCGGCCTGGTATTACCCCCAGCCCAAGGACGCCGCCAGGCAAATTGCCGGCTACGTCGCCTTCTGGCGCGGCGTGAGCGTCGAGCGCTGA